In a genomic window of Paraburkholderia acidiphila:
- a CDS encoding cobaltochelatase CobT-related protein: MSSLPDAPEGLTAGADPEGALGRLARVLTGDTRVSVSFGAGEPHVEGERFVLPARLTDDAAHEAVLLGALDLLAARHRYSEAARLDTPQAGVTGRIAQAIEDRRVLAQLARAFPGAQRYAQSWRAQRSDDIARRWPKLAWRERLAWAIERTLWDEAPGVLERDAAALAAALRAIDGPLDAARASRSTQASLRAAVEIVAGVRSLASRGANNMMQTAGPAEGLDDEAARLAQAMDEFGAQDEVEPPDGAAQPDDARERDDGASAHASTQSDSAAGTSLSEADAPHAAAGNRSPAQMRPRLSIPLTTAFDVVTDLTGRGDATAWRKLRALARAETGALKAQLERVLKADELTHWKREQERGEIDRAALARLAASHGYRTPFRVARHASGRDTVVTLLLDLSGSMAGRKIELARLCAAALADALTQLAFDAEVLGYSSIEAPEMRALYERERAAGADLRAYNRFVERLDLRVFKRFDSRDLSGLAAIECGHENPDGEALAWAAARLAQRRARRRLLFVLSDGYPSTSDGDPAVLRSDLLARVQAVTEQGIELVGIGILDDAVEAFYPNAVVVRKLHELPATAFATLSRLLAGQPH, translated from the coding sequence GTGTCCAGCTTGCCGGACGCACCAGAAGGTCTGACGGCGGGCGCCGATCCCGAGGGCGCGCTCGGGCGCCTCGCGCGTGTGCTGACCGGCGACACGCGCGTGAGCGTGTCGTTCGGCGCGGGCGAGCCGCACGTGGAAGGCGAACGCTTCGTGCTGCCCGCGCGCCTCACGGATGACGCCGCGCATGAAGCCGTACTGCTTGGCGCGCTCGACTTGCTGGCCGCGCGCCATCGCTACAGCGAAGCGGCGCGCCTCGACACGCCGCAAGCCGGCGTGACGGGGCGCATTGCGCAGGCGATCGAGGACCGCCGCGTGCTCGCGCAACTCGCGCGCGCGTTCCCCGGCGCGCAACGCTACGCGCAAAGCTGGCGCGCGCAACGCAGCGACGACATCGCGCGGCGCTGGCCGAAGCTGGCGTGGCGCGAGCGTCTTGCATGGGCGATCGAGCGCACGCTCTGGGACGAAGCGCCCGGTGTGCTGGAACGCGATGCAGCGGCGCTCGCTGCTGCTCTGCGCGCGATCGACGGTCCGCTCGATGCGGCGCGCGCGAGCCGGTCGACGCAAGCGAGCCTGCGTGCGGCTGTGGAGATCGTGGCGGGCGTGCGCTCGCTCGCATCGCGCGGCGCGAACAACATGATGCAGACGGCGGGCCCCGCCGAAGGTCTCGACGACGAAGCGGCCCGGCTCGCCCAGGCGATGGACGAATTCGGTGCGCAAGACGAGGTCGAGCCGCCGGACGGCGCCGCGCAACCAGACGACGCCCGCGAGCGTGACGATGGCGCTTCGGCGCACGCGAGTACGCAGTCCGATTCCGCCGCTGGCACATCGCTTTCCGAGGCGGACGCACCGCACGCCGCCGCAGGCAATCGCAGTCCCGCGCAGATGCGCCCACGCTTGTCGATCCCGCTGACCACGGCATTCGATGTCGTCACCGACCTCACGGGCCGCGGCGACGCCACCGCCTGGCGCAAGCTGCGTGCATTGGCGCGCGCCGAAACCGGCGCGCTCAAGGCCCAGCTCGAGCGTGTGCTTAAGGCCGACGAACTCACGCACTGGAAGCGCGAGCAGGAGCGCGGCGAGATCGACCGCGCCGCGCTCGCGCGTCTCGCCGCCTCGCACGGCTATCGCACGCCGTTTCGCGTGGCGCGTCATGCGAGCGGCCGCGACACGGTGGTCACGCTGCTGCTCGACCTGAGCGGGTCGATGGCGGGCCGCAAGATCGAACTGGCGCGCCTGTGCGCGGCGGCGCTCGCTGATGCCCTCACACAGCTCGCGTTCGATGCGGAAGTGCTCGGCTACAGTTCGATCGAAGCACCGGAAATGCGTGCACTCTATGAGCGTGAGCGCGCGGCCGGCGCCGATCTGCGAGCCTATAACCGCTTCGTCGAGCGGCTGGATCTGCGCGTGTTCAAGCGCTTCGACTCACGCGACCTGAGCGGGCTCGCGGCGATCGAGTGCGGCCACGAGAACCCGGACGGCGAAGCGCTTGCCTGGGCGGCTGCGCGCCTTGCGCAGCGCAGGGCGCGCCGGCGGCTGCTTTTCGTGCTCTCGGACGGCTATCCTTCGACGAGCGACGGCGACCCGGCCGTGTTACGCAGCGACCTGCTCGCGCGCGTGCAGGCCGTGACGGAGCAGGGCATCGAGCTAGTGGGCATCGGCATCCTGGACGACGCGGTCGAGGCGTTCTATCCGAATGCCGTGGTCGTGCGCAAGCTGCACGAATTGCCGGCCACCGCGTTCGCGACCTTGAGCCGCCTGCTGGCGGGGCAGCCGCACTGA
- a CDS encoding AAA family ATPase, with translation MNASDPALQDEDPLGLYTRGAGRAREWWRVSPSARAHMYRIEHGQGEDDKVDIDTEIDLDNLESKLLKWRREGFVSEAQRADEARAAQAGGTFSAALRQAVEAAREAKAAQTSPQVKTPTVRIGSVDLPRGEPNALVPRVNAAYLFTERGDDIVQDIVENRRVMLIGHTGSGKTSFIEQVAARADYGVLRANMNGQTTIGDFVGFWTVKGGETIWVDGVLPVAMREGFWLIIDELDFAEPSILAVLTAVLEPNGRLLLKERGNEIVEPHPSFRLFATANAAGAMSAYRHLYQGANLLNEAFLDRWRVYLFDYLSLEEETEVLLRTLPVLTRPLAQTLAAVAADCRAAFAREDLASAFSTRRLIDWAELMLRTGDVERAAGPAIYAKVSADDAALIRSIIRHHVIFDA, from the coding sequence ATGAACGCATCCGATCCCGCACTGCAAGACGAAGATCCGCTGGGCCTCTACACCCGCGGCGCCGGCCGGGCGCGCGAATGGTGGCGCGTCTCGCCTTCCGCACGTGCGCATATGTACCGCATCGAGCACGGCCAGGGCGAGGACGACAAGGTCGACATCGACACTGAAATCGACCTCGACAATCTCGAATCGAAGCTGCTCAAATGGCGTCGCGAGGGCTTCGTTTCCGAAGCGCAGCGCGCCGATGAAGCGCGGGCCGCACAAGCGGGCGGCACGTTTTCGGCAGCGTTGCGGCAAGCCGTCGAAGCGGCGCGCGAGGCCAAAGCGGCGCAAACCTCACCGCAAGTTAAAACGCCCACCGTACGCATCGGCAGCGTGGATCTGCCGCGCGGCGAGCCGAACGCGTTGGTGCCGCGCGTGAACGCGGCTTATCTCTTCACCGAACGTGGCGACGACATCGTTCAGGACATCGTAGAAAATCGCCGCGTCATGCTGATCGGCCATACGGGCTCGGGCAAGACGAGCTTCATCGAACAGGTGGCCGCGCGCGCGGACTATGGCGTGCTGCGTGCGAACATGAACGGCCAGACCACGATTGGCGACTTCGTGGGTTTCTGGACCGTGAAGGGCGGCGAGACGATCTGGGTGGACGGCGTGCTGCCCGTGGCGATGCGCGAGGGCTTCTGGCTCATCATCGACGAACTCGACTTTGCCGAGCCGTCGATTCTTGCCGTGCTCACCGCCGTGCTGGAACCGAACGGGCGCCTTTTGCTCAAGGAGCGCGGCAATGAAATAGTCGAGCCGCATCCGTCGTTCCGCCTCTTCGCCACCGCGAACGCGGCGGGCGCGATGAGCGCGTACCGTCATCTGTACCAGGGGGCGAACCTGCTCAATGAGGCATTTCTCGACCGCTGGCGCGTGTACCTGTTCGACTATCTCTCGCTTGAAGAGGAAACCGAAGTATTGCTGCGCACGCTGCCAGTGCTCACGCGGCCGCTCGCGCAGACGCTCGCCGCCGTCGCCGCCGACTGCCGCGCGGCGTTCGCCCGCGAGGACCTCGCGAGCGCGTTTTCCACGCGGCGCCTGATCGACTGGGCCGAACTCATGCTGCGCACGGGCGATGTCGAGCGCGCGGCAGGGCCGGCGATCTACGCGAAGGTGAGTGCGGACGATGCGGCGCTCATCCGCAGCATCATTCGTCATCACGTGATCTTCGACGCGTGA
- a CDS encoding AraC family transcriptional regulator, producing MPQAAPPELDDEPGRGRSLARHYPRGLQIEPHTHTWAQVLYAVSGVMWVEVEREALVVPPQRAVWLPPGTQHAIHMLSAVEMRNLYLHERDSRHLSERCEVFEVNGLLRELITSLAERAREDDDAWLDAAYRLASIELAHAPRSTLRIPLPDASDRRLATLCRAVIDNPSADIGFEQHAAWVGASVRTLSRLFTRELGMGFAEWRRQVQLALAVSRLAEGEPVSAVARMLGYLPSSFSEMFRRELGVPPSEFRPTGTLGGTAGFAEENAAQ from the coding sequence ATGCCCCAAGCCGCGCCCCCCGAACTCGACGACGAGCCGGGGCGCGGACGTTCGCTCGCGCGTCACTACCCGCGCGGCCTCCAGATCGAGCCGCACACGCATACCTGGGCGCAGGTGCTCTACGCCGTCTCGGGCGTGATGTGGGTCGAGGTGGAACGCGAAGCGCTCGTCGTGCCGCCGCAGCGCGCCGTGTGGCTGCCGCCGGGCACGCAGCACGCCATTCATATGCTAAGCGCCGTCGAGATGCGCAATCTCTATCTGCACGAGCGCGACAGCCGGCACCTGAGCGAGCGGTGCGAGGTGTTCGAGGTCAACGGCCTGCTGCGCGAACTCATCACGAGTCTCGCGGAACGCGCGCGCGAAGACGACGACGCCTGGCTCGACGCGGCCTATCGCCTCGCGTCGATCGAACTCGCCCACGCGCCGCGCTCCACGCTACGCATTCCGCTGCCCGACGCATCCGACCGCCGCCTCGCCACGCTATGCCGCGCAGTGATCGACAACCCGTCGGCCGATATCGGCTTCGAACAACATGCGGCGTGGGTGGGCGCGAGCGTGCGCACGCTCTCGCGCCTCTTCACGCGCGAGCTTGGCATGGGGTTTGCGGAGTGGCGCCGCCAGGTGCAGCTCGCACTCGCCGTGTCGCGCCTCGCGGAGGGCGAGCCTGTGAGCGCCGTGGCGCGCATGCTGGGCTACCTGCCGAGCAGCTTCAGCGAGATGTTCCGCCGCGAACTGGGCGTGCCGCCCAGCGAGTTCCGGCCCACCGGCACCCTGGGCGGCACGGCGGGCTTCGCGGAGGAAAACGCGGCGCAGTGA
- a CDS encoding efflux RND transporter periplasmic adaptor subunit, translated as MSDVPQTQPAPQPPPPPAPPPQTRKRRRLGPIILAIVVILLIVLVIVHIMRNKKTERGATPQVVTVAAATLGPMPVTLNALGTVTPVATVTVLPQISGYLTEVGYKEGQDVVKGQFLAQIDPRQYEISKEQAIAQLAKDQALLAQARADLVRYTQLNEKRSIAEQTYSDQRFLVMQYEAAVKADQANVRLFELDLIYCRITAPVSGRVGLRLVDPGNYVTSSSSTGIAVITTMKPTTVQFAIPQTSLGSVLDRVNAGAKLPITVFSSDNTRQIATGTLFALSNQMATATGTVTLRASVPNDDEALFPNEFVNVRLLVDTLQNAVLVPTPAVQTGAPGDYVYLVNADNTVSVHKVTLGPSDGRYTVISAGLQQGQHVVTDGLDRLNDGAKIQPAGPRPATHAGAASGASAPHHGSAPAASSAPGATAPNASDASAAASQAG; from the coding sequence ATGAGCGACGTCCCGCAGACGCAACCCGCGCCGCAGCCACCCCCGCCGCCCGCACCGCCTCCGCAGACGCGCAAGCGCCGCCGGCTCGGTCCGATCATCCTCGCCATTGTCGTGATCTTGCTGATCGTGCTCGTGATTGTGCACATCATGCGCAACAAGAAGACGGAGCGCGGCGCGACGCCGCAGGTGGTGACCGTGGCCGCCGCCACGCTCGGGCCGATGCCCGTGACGCTCAACGCGCTCGGCACCGTCACGCCTGTCGCCACCGTCACGGTTCTGCCGCAAATCAGCGGCTACCTCACCGAAGTGGGCTACAAGGAAGGCCAGGATGTCGTGAAGGGGCAGTTCCTCGCGCAGATCGACCCGCGCCAGTACGAGATCAGCAAGGAACAAGCCATCGCGCAGCTCGCGAAGGACCAGGCCCTGCTCGCCCAGGCGCGCGCCGACCTCGTGCGCTACACGCAGTTGAACGAGAAGCGCTCGATCGCCGAACAGACCTACAGCGACCAGCGGTTCCTCGTCATGCAGTACGAGGCCGCTGTGAAGGCCGATCAGGCCAACGTCAGATTGTTCGAACTCGATCTGATCTATTGCCGCATTACCGCGCCGGTGTCGGGGCGCGTCGGCCTGCGGCTCGTCGATCCGGGCAACTACGTGACTTCGTCCAGTTCCACGGGCATTGCCGTCATCACGACGATGAAGCCCACCACCGTCCAGTTCGCGATTCCGCAAACCTCGCTCGGCAGCGTGCTCGATCGTGTCAATGCCGGCGCGAAGCTGCCGATCACCGTCTTCAGCAGCGACAACACTCGCCAGATCGCCACCGGCACGCTCTTCGCGCTCAGCAACCAGATGGCCACGGCCACCGGCACGGTCACGCTGCGCGCGAGCGTGCCCAACGACGACGAGGCGCTCTTTCCCAACGAGTTCGTCAATGTGAGGCTGCTCGTCGACACGCTGCAGAACGCCGTGCTCGTGCCCACGCCCGCCGTGCAGACCGGCGCGCCCGGCGACTACGTGTACCTCGTGAACGCCGACAACACCGTGTCGGTCCACAAGGTCACGCTCGGGCCGAGCGACGGCCGCTATACCGTGATATCCGCAGGCCTGCAGCAGGGTCAGCATGTCGTGACCGACGGCCTCGACCGCCTCAACGACGGCGCGAAGATCCAGCCCGCCGGGCCAAGGCCCGCCACGCACGCCGGCGCCGCAAGTGGTGCAAGCGCACCGCACCACGGCAGCGCTCCCGCCGCGTCGAGCGCACCCGGCGCCACGGCACCGAACGCATCCGACGCGAGCGCTGCGGCCTCGCAAGCGGGTTAA
- a CDS encoding efflux RND transporter permease subunit — translation MNISRLFILRPVATSLLMIAMVLIGLVAMKFLPVSSLPAVDYPTIQVQTFYPGASPNVMATTVTAPLEVQLGEIPGLQQMISYSSEGASVITLQFDLSLSLDVAEQNVQQAINAANSFLPSGLPAPPTYAKVNPADQPILTLAVTSKSMSLTQLQDAANNRLATKISEVPGVGLVTTAGGNVPAVRVEADPQKLAAYGLNLDDLRTLLANVNVSNPKGNFDGPELNYTINSNDQISDPKDYEDTVIAYQNGSPVFMRDVARVSTAAQDVERGAWYNKTPAIVLNVQRQPGANVIATVNQIMRQLPQLEASLPAGMQVTVVSNSVGVIRASVSDAAFELVLAVALVVAVIFVFLRNLPATIIPSISVPVSLIGTLAIMYELGYSIDNLSLMALIIATGFVVDDSIVMIENIVRYLEEGDKPLQAALKGAGQIGFTILSLTISLIAVLIPLLFMGGVIGRLFSEFAVTLAVTIVLSAVVSLTVVPMMCARILRAQAERHPSRFERISEGLFDKTLNAYERGLRWVLDHQVLTLVVFLVTVVLTGLLYVVIPKGLFPVQDVGVLQGISVADNSISYQAMVRRQSALAEEILKDPDVVSLTSYVGIDGINNTLNNGRFLINLKPHDDRSETADEIGRRIQQSVAKVAGVRLYVQPEQDLTLDTTVSRNQYNFVLRGPNQEAFDQYVPALIARMKQITSIRDVTSDLNTDGLSVNIEVNRQLAARYGITAATIDNALYDALGQRIVSTIFQQSDQYRVILVAKPESLPTVDSLGDLYLPSQTSSEGQVPLKGIAKISITRSPLMISHLAQFPSVTISFNLADGASLSAAVRDVRKAEAAVNLPPSITSSFQGAAQAFEDSLSSEVYLLIAALVAVYIVLGVLYESYVHPVTILSTLPSAGIGALLALMIAGKDLDVIGIIGIVLLIGIVKKNAIMMVDFALEAERVHGKPPREAIFEASLLRFRPILMTTLAAMLGALPMLLGSGTGSELRRPLGLAIIGGLTLSQMLTLFTTPVIYLYFDRLAERFGRKRKPEPRADGDADGGPGNGVPPAPEGTP, via the coding sequence ATGAATATTTCGCGTCTCTTCATCCTGCGACCGGTCGCGACTTCGCTCCTGATGATCGCGATGGTGCTGATCGGCCTCGTCGCGATGAAGTTCCTGCCGGTTTCCTCGCTGCCCGCGGTGGACTACCCCACCATTCAGGTGCAGACGTTCTATCCGGGCGCGAGCCCGAACGTGATGGCGACCACCGTCACGGCGCCGCTCGAAGTGCAGCTCGGCGAAATTCCCGGGCTGCAGCAGATGATCTCGTACAGCTCCGAGGGCGCCTCGGTCATCACCCTGCAGTTCGACCTCTCGCTGAGTCTGGATGTTGCGGAGCAGAACGTGCAGCAGGCCATCAACGCGGCGAACAGCTTCCTGCCGAGCGGTCTGCCCGCGCCGCCGACCTACGCCAAGGTGAACCCGGCCGACCAGCCCATCCTCACGCTCGCGGTCACGTCGAAGTCGATGTCGCTCACGCAGTTGCAGGACGCGGCCAACAACCGGCTCGCCACGAAAATTTCCGAAGTGCCGGGCGTGGGCCTCGTCACCACCGCGGGCGGCAACGTGCCCGCCGTGCGCGTGGAGGCCGACCCGCAAAAACTCGCCGCCTACGGCCTGAATCTCGACGACCTGCGCACGCTGCTCGCCAACGTCAACGTCAGCAACCCGAAGGGCAACTTCGACGGCCCCGAGCTCAACTACACGATCAATTCGAACGACCAGATTTCGGACCCGAAGGACTACGAAGACACGGTCATCGCCTATCAAAACGGCTCGCCCGTGTTCATGCGCGACGTCGCGCGCGTGTCCACGGCCGCGCAGGACGTGGAGCGCGGCGCCTGGTACAACAAGACGCCCGCCATCGTGCTGAACGTGCAGCGTCAGCCGGGGGCGAACGTGATCGCCACCGTCAACCAGATCATGCGGCAGCTGCCGCAACTCGAAGCGTCGCTGCCCGCGGGCATGCAGGTCACGGTGGTGTCGAACAGCGTCGGCGTGATCCGCGCTTCGGTGAGCGACGCGGCCTTCGAACTCGTGCTCGCCGTGGCGCTCGTGGTGGCCGTGATCTTCGTGTTCCTGCGCAACCTGCCCGCCACCATCATTCCGAGCATCTCGGTGCCGGTCTCGCTGATCGGCACGCTCGCGATCATGTATGAGCTCGGCTACTCGATCGACAACCTCTCGCTCATGGCGCTCATCATCGCCACGGGCTTCGTGGTGGACGACTCGATCGTGATGATCGAGAACATCGTGCGCTACCTGGAGGAAGGCGACAAACCGTTGCAGGCGGCGTTAAAAGGCGCGGGGCAAATCGGCTTCACGATTCTGTCGCTGACCATTTCGCTCATTGCCGTGCTGATTCCGCTGCTCTTCATGGGCGGCGTGATCGGGCGCCTGTTCAGCGAGTTCGCCGTGACGCTCGCGGTGACCATCGTGCTTTCCGCCGTGGTCTCGCTCACCGTAGTACCGATGATGTGCGCGCGCATTCTGCGCGCCCAGGCCGAGCGGCACCCCAGCCGCTTCGAGCGCATCAGTGAAGGGCTGTTCGACAAGACGCTCAATGCCTACGAGCGCGGCCTGCGCTGGGTGCTCGACCACCAGGTGCTCACGCTCGTCGTTTTCCTGGTGACCGTCGTGCTGACCGGCCTGCTCTATGTGGTCATCCCCAAGGGCCTTTTCCCCGTGCAGGACGTGGGCGTGCTGCAGGGCATCAGCGTGGCGGACAACTCCATCTCCTACCAGGCGATGGTGAGGCGCCAGTCCGCGCTTGCCGAGGAAATTCTCAAGGACCCCGATGTGGTGTCGCTCACCTCGTACGTGGGCATCGACGGCATCAACAACACGCTCAACAACGGGCGCTTCCTCATCAACCTGAAGCCGCACGACGACCGCTCCGAAACCGCCGACGAGATCGGCCGGCGCATCCAGCAGTCGGTCGCGAAGGTGGCGGGCGTGCGCCTTTACGTGCAGCCCGAGCAGGACCTCACGCTCGACACGACGGTCTCGCGCAACCAGTACAACTTCGTGCTGCGCGGGCCGAACCAGGAGGCGTTCGATCAGTACGTGCCCGCGCTCATCGCGCGCATGAAGCAGATCACGTCCATTCGCGACGTCACGAGCGACCTCAACACGGATGGCCTTTCCGTGAACATCGAAGTGAACCGCCAGCTCGCGGCGCGCTACGGCATCACGGCGGCGACCATCGACAACGCGCTCTACGACGCGCTGGGCCAGCGCATCGTGTCGACCATCTTCCAGCAGTCGGACCAGTACCGCGTGATTCTGGTGGCGAAGCCGGAGTCGCTGCCCACGGTCGATTCGCTTGGCGACCTCTATCTGCCGAGCCAGACGAGCAGCGAAGGCCAGGTGCCGCTCAAGGGCATTGCGAAGATCAGCATTACGCGCTCGCCGCTCATGATCAGCCATCTCGCGCAGTTCCCTTCGGTCACGATCTCGTTCAATCTCGCCGATGGCGCCTCGCTCTCCGCCGCCGTGCGCGACGTGCGCAAGGCCGAGGCCGCCGTGAACCTGCCGCCCTCGATCACCTCGTCGTTCCAGGGCGCGGCGCAGGCGTTCGAGGATTCGCTTTCGAGCGAGGTGTATCTGCTGATCGCGGCGCTCGTGGCTGTCTATATCGTGCTGGGCGTGCTCTACGAGAGCTACGTGCACCCGGTCACGATCCTCTCGACGCTGCCCTCAGCCGGCATTGGCGCGCTGCTAGCGCTGATGATCGCGGGCAAGGATCTGGACGTGATCGGCATTATTGGCATCGTGCTGCTGATCGGCATCGTCAAGAAAAACGCCATCATGATGGTGGACTTCGCGCTCGAAGCGGAGCGCGTGCACGGCAAGCCGCCGCGCGAAGCCATTTTCGAGGCGTCGCTGTTGCGTTTCCGGCCCATTCTCATGACCACGCTGGCCGCCATGCTCGGCGCGTTGCCGATGCTGCTCGGCAGCGGCACGGGCTCGGAACTGCGCCGCCCGCTGGGCCTTGCGATCATCGGCGGCCTCACGCTTTCGCAGATGCTCACGCTCTTCACGACGCCCGTGATCTATCTGTACTTCGACCGGCTCGCCGAACGCTTCGGGCGCAAGCGCAAGCCTGAACCCCGCGCAGACGGCGACGCGGACGGCGGCCCCGGCAACGGCGTGCCACCCGCGCCCGAGGGCACGCCGTGA